From Piliocolobus tephrosceles isolate RC106 chromosome 16, ASM277652v3, whole genome shotgun sequence, the proteins below share one genomic window:
- the LOC111523473 gene encoding Golgi apparatus membrane protein TVP23 homolog B isoform X3, producing MLQQDSNDDTEDVSLFDAEEETTNRPRKSKIRHPVASFFHLFFRVSAIVVYLLCELLSSSFITCMVTIILLLSCDFWAVKNVTGRLMVGLRWWNHIDEDGKSHWVFESRKESSQENKTVSEAESRIFWLGLIACPVLWVIFAFSALFSFRVKWLNTGDGQTS from the exons GATAGTAATGATGACACTGAAGATGTTTCCCTGTTTGACGCAGAAGAGGAGACGACTAATAGACCAAGAAAATCCAAAATCAG ACATCCAGTAGCATCATTTTTCCACTTATTCTTTCGAGTCAGTGCAATCGTCGTCTACCTTCTCTGTGAGTTGCTCAGCAGCAGCTTTATTACCTGTATGGTGACAATTATCTTGTTATTGTCGTGTGACTTTTGGGCAGTGAAG AATGTCACAGGTAGACTAATGGTTGGCCTACGTTGGTGGAATCACATTGATGAAGATGGAAAGAGCCACTGGGTATTTGAATCTAGAAAG GAGTCCTCTCAAGAGAATAAAACTGTATCAGAGGCTGAATCAAGAATCTTTTGGTTGGGACTTATTGCCTGTCCAGTGCTGTGGGTAATATTTGCCTTTAGTGCACTCTTCTCCTTCAGAGTAAAATGGTTG